The following are encoded together in the Perca fluviatilis chromosome 23, GENO_Pfluv_1.0, whole genome shotgun sequence genome:
- the etnk1 gene encoding ethanolamine kinase 1, with protein MANYIHVPDEAPAVPKIDVTVDESDYRSGALKLLKELRPSWKPSEVKVKFFTDGITNKLLGCYVGAVMQDVVLVRIYGNKTELLVDRENEVKSFRVLHENRCAPHLYCTFNNGLCYEFLQGTALEPEHIRSAPLFGLIARQLAKYHAIHAHNGWVPQSDMWLKMGKYFALIPKYFKDPEQNARLSMEVPSPRCLREELVWLQQSLSVLGSPVVLCHNDLLCKNIIYNEEAGNVKFIDYEYAGYNYQAYDIGNHFNEFAGLNEVDYSHYPERTFQLPWLRSYLEAYKEHKGQGSEVTDREVEILYVQVNNFALASHFFWGLWALIQAKVSTIDFDFLGYAVLRFNQYFKMKLDVAELNLPE; from the exons ATGGCCAACTACATTCACGTACCCGACGAAGCTCCTGCTGTGCCCAAAATAGATGTTACAGTGGACGAAAGCGACTACAGATCTGGTGCACTGAAGCTGTTGAAGGAGCTGAGACCGAGCTGGAAGCCATCTGAGGTCAAAGTGAAG TTTTTCACGGATGGGATAACCAATAAGCTGCTGGGCTGCTACGTGGGTGCAGTCATGCAGGATGTGGTTCTGGTCCGTATTTATGGCAACAAAACAGAATTGTTGGTTGACCGGGAAAATGAAGTCAAAAGTTTCAGAGTACTACATGAAAACCGCTGTGCCCCACACCTGTACTGCACCTTCAACAATGGCCTTTGTTATGAATTTCTGCAAGGAACTGCCCTGGAGCCTGAGCACATTCGCAGCGCACCTTTGTTcgg TCTCATTGCCAGGCAGCTAGCCAAGTACCACGCCATCCATGCCCACAATGGCTGGGTGCCCCAGTCTGACATGTGGCTGAAGATGGGAAAGTACTTTGCTCTCATCCCCAAGTACTTTAAGGACCCTGAGCAGAACGCAAG GTTGAGTATGGAGGTGCCAAGCCCACGGTGCCTCCGAGAAGAGCTGGTGTGGCTCCAGCAGAGCTTGTCTGTGCTGGGCTCCCCCGTAGTTCTCTGCCACAACGACCTGCTCtgcaaaaacataatttataatGAGGAGGCAG GCAATGTAAAGTTCATTGACTACGAGTATGCTGGGTACAATTACCAAGCCTACGACATTGGGAATCATTTCAATGAGTTTGCTG GTCTGAATGAGGTGGATTATAGTCACTACCCAGAGCGGACATTTCAGCTGCCGTGGCTCCGCTCCTACCTGGAGGCCTATAAGGAGCACAAAGGCCAGGGCAGTGAAGTAACTGACAGAGAGGTGGAGATTCTTTATGTCCAAGTCAACAATTTTGCCCTG GCATCTCATTTCTTCTGGGGTCTCTGGGCACTGATTCAGGCCAAGGTCTCCACCATCGACTTTGACTTCTTGGG ATATGCAGTCCTGCGCTTTAACCAGTACTTCAAGATGAAACTGGATGTGGCTGAGCTGAATTTACCCGAGTAA